One genomic window of Diospyros lotus cultivar Yz01 chromosome 8, ASM1463336v1, whole genome shotgun sequence includes the following:
- the LOC127808190 gene encoding transcriptional corepressor LEUNIG-like: MYSSLFGGNPRPVGGSSDQAGRMSGNEQQQSDALAVPNPGTNQTRTGHLHADRMAAQCSATASRMLTGDSSRLHHGGFNSNQIPPPDDKATLAMLPPSHSHSLGMQFSSQASAVGLTSSTGAHTGSSQQQIPDNAPRWTARDTHCGVSLGETGFWGSTLYGSQSMFPGARLIGAGTGNGANSMLLEGWPLTVCGVPVSGVSQIPPSVMLPALNSILPMPNQQQQVQTSMAHHEQVLLAEGMAKTLGNQISYFEQNTDTFGNVLLPMGDLRKTDAQDARNAKDNSDDSYLQYLSLDEDIAIAIAMNTPFSTLPGSSTACNMNEQDGFSLQEIGRLLSKKGAIVCCDFSSDGELLATAGHEEKVYIWSVEEFDCIKHGEGHFGLITDIRFRPSSSFFATSSFDRTVQIWDADRPRRPVFPLVGHTGKVTSIDFHPVNSDILCSCDNTDQIRMWHVNSTYCAHVFKGGSRQVRFQPQSGDLLSAASENAIKLFDVQTNTLLCCLEGHLNEVYSICWYTSGKYMASVSEDSARIWSVASYGKPIHVLDCQGNRFGAGIFHPGYSQLLVVGSYQALQLWNPTLSNQTLAIPAHEDVISTLADCPLAGVFASAGKDEFVRIWR; this comes from the exons ATGTACAGTTCTCTGTTTGGAGGAAACCCTCGGCCTGTCGGAGGATCCTCTGATCAG GCAGGCAGAATGTCAGGGAACGAGCAACAACAAAGTGATGCTCTGGCAGTGCCAAACCCTGGCACAAATCAGACGAGGACCGGGCATCTTCATGCTGACAGAATGGCGGCCCAATGCTCGGCGACGGCTTCAAGAATGTTAACGGGCGATTCTAGCAGGCTTCATCACGGAGGCTTTAACTCTAACCAAATTCCGCCGCCTGATGATAAAGCTACCCTGGCAATGCTGCCTCCAAGCCATTCTCATTCTTTGGGAATGCAATTTTCAAGCCAAGCCTCTGCTGTAGGATTGACATCTTCAACCGGTGCTCATACTGG CTCCTCCCAGCAGCAAATTCCTGATAATGCTCCCAGGTGGACTGCAAGA GATACGCACTGTGGTGTTAGTTTGGGGGAAACTGGCTTTTGGGGTTCAACACTCTATGGTTCACAAAGCATGTTTCCGGGAGCAAGACTTATTGGGGCTG GGACTGGAAACGGGGCCAATTCAATGCTTCTGGAAGGATGGCCCTTGACAGTATGTGGTGTCCCTGTATCa GGAGTGTCGCAAATTCCCCCTTCAGTGATGTTGCCAGCACTAAATTCCATCTTACCAATGCCAAATCAGCAGCAACAAGTTCAGACGTCAATGGCTCATCACGAGCAAGTGCTTTTAGCTGAAGGGATGGCAAAAACACTAGGGAACCAAATTTCTTATTTTGAGCAAAACACTGATACATTTGGTAATGTGCTGCTTCCTATGGGTGACTTAAGGAAGACAGATGCTCAG GACGCCCGGAATGCAAAGGACAACTCAGATGACAGCTACTTACAGTATTTGTCCCTTGACGAAGACATTGCTATTGCTATTGCTATGAACACTCCTTTCAGCACATTGCCAGGAAGCTCTACCGCTTGCAACATGAACGAACAGGATG GGTTCTCTTTACAAGAGATTGGTCGTCTCCTGTCAAAAAAAGGTGCCATTGTTTGTTGTGATTTTTCATCTGATGGAGAGCTCTTAGCAACTGCTGGTCATGAAGAAAAG GTCTATATCTGGAGTGTGGAAGAATTTGATTGCATTAAGCATGGAGAAGGACATTTTGGTCTAATCACTGACATTCGGTTTAGACCAAGTTCAAGTTTTTTTGCCACATCTTCTTTCGACAGGACAGTGCAAATATGGGACGCAGATAGA CCAAGAAGACCTGTTTTTCCGCTTGTTGGGCATACTGGAAAAGTGACATCAATTGATTTTCACCCGGTAAATTCAGATATTCTTTGTTCCTGTGACAATACTGATCAGATTCGCATGTGGCACGTCAACAGTACTTATTGCGCACATGTCTTTAAG GGAGGAAGTAGACAAGTTAGATTCCAGCCTCAAAGTGGAGACCTTTTGTCTGCTGCATCAGAAAATGCTATCAAATTGTTCGATGTTCAGACTAACACCCTTCTGTGCTGCTTGGAG GGACATCTCAACGAAGTTTATTCAATTTGCTGGTATACAAGTGGGAAGTACATGGCATCCGTCAGCGAAGACAGTGCACGGATATGGTCAGTTGCATCGTATGGAAAACCCATACATGTATTGGATTGTCAGGGAAATAGGTTTGGAGCAGGCATATTTCATCCTGGTTATTCTCAGCTCTTGGTTGTTGGGTCTTACCAG